Proteins co-encoded in one Terriglobales bacterium genomic window:
- a CDS encoding glutamine--tRNA ligase/YqeY domain fusion protein — MNNPNPPVAAGDSASAEVRSSNFIRDIMVEDLKTRKFGDAVVQTRFPPEPNGYLHIGHAKAIYLDFSLAKEFGGRTNLRFDDTNPEKEETEYVESIQADVRWLGYQWDGLFYASDYFDQLYQWAVQLIKAGKAYVDDLTADEVRQHRGTLTEPGRQSPFRNRSIEENLDLFERMRKGEFPNGARTLRAKIDMASPNLNLRDPVMYRIVHAEHHRTGDKWCIYPTYDYAHGQSDSIERVTHSMCTLEFADHQPLYRWFIENLGIFPSQQIEFDRLNLTSTVLSKRRLLQLVQEGHVSGWDDPRMPTLSGLRRRGYPPEAIRDFCAAIGVSRTNGTTDYAMLEHFVRKELNARAPRVMAVLRPLKLVIENYPEGQVEEVEAVNNPEDSAAGTRRVPFSRELYIEQDDFREDPPKGYHRLAPGREVRLRYGYFVTCTNVVKNAKGEAVEVRCTYDPATRGGNAPDGRKVKATIHWVSAAHAIEAEVRLYDKLFTKPDPNQVEEGKEFTSNLEPNSLQILAGCKLEPSLAGAAVSSRYQFERLGYFCVDSDSAPGKPVFNRTVALKDTWAKAQKGAADR; from the coding sequence ATGAACAACCCCAATCCTCCGGTTGCAGCCGGCGACAGCGCCTCCGCGGAGGTACGCTCCTCAAACTTCATCCGCGACATCATGGTGGAGGATCTGAAGACCCGGAAATTCGGCGACGCCGTCGTACAGACCCGTTTCCCTCCCGAGCCCAACGGATATCTGCACATCGGGCACGCCAAGGCTATCTACCTCGACTTTTCGCTGGCCAAGGAATTCGGCGGCCGCACCAACCTGCGCTTCGACGACACCAACCCGGAAAAGGAAGAAACCGAGTACGTCGAATCCATCCAGGCGGACGTGCGCTGGCTGGGCTACCAGTGGGACGGTCTTTTCTACGCCTCCGACTACTTCGACCAGCTCTACCAGTGGGCGGTGCAGCTCATCAAGGCCGGCAAAGCGTACGTGGACGACCTGACGGCGGATGAGGTGCGCCAGCACCGCGGCACACTCACCGAACCCGGACGTCAGAGTCCTTTTCGCAATCGCTCTATCGAAGAGAACCTCGATCTGTTCGAACGCATGCGCAAGGGCGAGTTCCCCAACGGCGCCCGAACTCTGCGCGCCAAGATCGACATGGCTTCACCTAACCTGAACCTGCGCGATCCCGTGATGTACCGCATCGTCCATGCCGAGCACCACCGCACCGGCGACAAGTGGTGCATCTATCCCACTTATGACTACGCGCACGGCCAGTCCGATTCCATCGAGCGCGTCACCCACTCCATGTGCACGCTGGAATTCGCCGACCACCAGCCGCTCTACCGATGGTTCATCGAGAACCTGGGCATCTTCCCCTCGCAGCAGATCGAGTTCGACCGGCTCAATCTCACCTCCACGGTGTTGAGCAAGCGCCGGCTGCTGCAACTGGTGCAGGAGGGCCATGTCAGCGGCTGGGACGACCCCCGCATGCCCACGCTCTCCGGGCTCAGGCGGCGCGGCTACCCGCCGGAAGCGATTCGCGATTTTTGCGCCGCCATCGGCGTGTCGCGGACCAACGGAACCACCGATTACGCCATGCTCGAACACTTTGTCCGCAAGGAACTGAACGCGCGCGCCCCGCGGGTGATGGCCGTGCTCCGGCCCTTGAAGCTCGTGATCGAGAACTATCCCGAAGGCCAAGTGGAAGAAGTCGAGGCGGTCAACAACCCGGAAGATTCCGCCGCCGGTACCCGAAGAGTTCCCTTTTCACGCGAGTTGTACATCGAACAGGACGACTTTCGCGAAGATCCGCCGAAGGGTTATCACCGGCTGGCTCCCGGCCGTGAGGTTCGGCTGCGCTACGGCTACTTCGTCACCTGTACCAACGTGGTGAAGAACGCAAAGGGCGAAGCGGTCGAGGTGCGCTGCACCTACGATCCTGCCACGCGGGGTGGGAACGCGCCGGACGGTCGCAAGGTTAAGGCCACCATTCACTGGGTGTCGGCGGCGCACGCCATCGAAGCGGAAGTACGCCTTTACGACAAGCTGTTCACCAAGCCGGACCCGAACCAAGTGGAAGAGGGCAAGGAGTTCACGTCGAACCTGGAGCCGAACTCTCTGCAAATCCTCGCCGGCTGCAAGCTCGAGCCCTCGCTGGCCGGGGCGGCCGTGAGCTCACGCTACCAGTTCGAGCGTCTGGGGTACTTTTGCGTCGATTCCGATTCCGCGCCTGGAAAGCCGGTGTTCAACCGCACGGTAGCGCTCAAGGACACCTGGGCAAAGGCCCAGAAGGGCGCTGCCGATCGCTAG
- a CDS encoding redoxin domain-containing protein, whose amino-acid sequence MKRNAIVLSVVTVAVALMLYAGSRMAAPHGAPTVAGKLRGNPQGSLAPDFTLQSVDGRTVRLADLRGKAVVLNFWATWCGPCKVEMPWLAELQKQYGPQGLEVIGISMDDEREKVLPFVKEVGADYTILHGTEEVGEAYGGVQFLPATFYVDREGKIVDRVFGLVSHSEIEGNIKKSLGTVAAAEPAHEHEEKHEGH is encoded by the coding sequence ATGAAGCGAAACGCAATCGTGCTTTCCGTGGTGACCGTAGCCGTGGCTCTGATGCTGTACGCCGGCAGCCGCATGGCGGCCCCGCACGGCGCTCCTACGGTGGCCGGCAAGCTGCGCGGCAATCCACAAGGCTCGCTGGCGCCGGACTTTACGCTGCAATCGGTGGACGGTCGCACCGTGCGCCTGGCCGATCTGCGCGGCAAGGCGGTAGTGCTGAACTTCTGGGCCACGTGGTGCGGGCCTTGCAAGGTCGAGATGCCGTGGCTGGCTGAACTGCAGAAACAATACGGGCCGCAGGGGCTGGAAGTGATCGGCATCTCCATGGACGACGAGCGCGAGAAAGTGCTGCCGTTCGTCAAGGAGGTGGGCGCCGACTACACCATTCTCCATGGCACCGAAGAAGTGGGCGAAGCGTACGGCGGCGTGCAGTTCCTGCCCGCCACCTTCTACGTGGACCGGGAGGGCAAGATCGTGGACCGCGTGTTCGGCCTGGTGAGCCACAGCGAGATCGAAGGCAACATCAAGAAGTCACTCGGCACCGTGGCCGCGGCCGAACCGGCTCACGAGCACGAAGAGAAACATGAGGGACATTGA
- a CDS encoding protein-disulfide reductase DsbD domain-containing protein yields the protein MIRFAPHDDREAVVAKLARGLLFMALLTLPLAAQWNPPSAPTVHVTPVAPVTVAAGKSAQVPIRFTLTKGFHVNSNLPRSELLIPTVLTLKPPAPEVSFEITYPKGEDLSFEFAPKEKLNVYTGEFVLNIHVKAARTAATGTHRVAGDLRYQACNDRACFPPKKVPVAFDLIVKK from the coding sequence ATGATTCGCTTCGCTCCGCATGACGATCGGGAAGCCGTGGTGGCGAAACTAGCTCGCGGTCTTCTGTTCATGGCGCTGCTCACGCTGCCCTTGGCCGCGCAATGGAATCCTCCCTCTGCGCCCACCGTCCACGTCACTCCGGTAGCGCCGGTCACCGTGGCTGCGGGGAAGTCCGCGCAGGTGCCCATCCGCTTCACGTTGACCAAGGGCTTCCACGTCAACTCCAACCTGCCGCGCTCGGAGTTGCTGATCCCCACCGTGCTGACGCTCAAGCCGCCGGCGCCCGAGGTGAGCTTCGAAATCACCTATCCCAAGGGAGAAGACCTGAGTTTTGAATTCGCGCCCAAGGAAAAGCTGAATGTGTACACGGGCGAATTCGTCCTCAACATTCACGTGAAGGCGGCGCGCACTGCCGCGACGGGCACGCACAGGGTCGCGGGTGACCTGCGCTACCAGGCGTGCAATGACCGGGCCTGCTTCCCGCCGAAGAAAGTTCCCGTGGCCTTTGACTTGATCGTGAAGAAGTAG
- the fsa gene encoding fructose-6-phosphate aldolase, with translation MKFFIDTANLNEIREAAALGILDGVTTNPSLVAKEGKPFKETILEICNVVDGPVNVEVVATDAGGMCKEAHDYVTWHKNVVVKLPTTREGLKACKCLSQEGIRTNLTLCFSPNQALLVAKAGATYVSPFVGRLDDISHIGMDVVRTTVQIYKNYGYPTQVLAASLRHPLHVVEAALAGAHVATMPFKVLDLMFKHPLTDRGLEQFLKDWEKAKK, from the coding sequence ATGAAATTCTTCATTGACACCGCGAATCTGAACGAGATCCGCGAGGCGGCCGCCCTCGGCATCCTCGACGGCGTCACCACCAACCCGTCTCTCGTCGCCAAGGAAGGCAAGCCCTTCAAGGAAACCATCCTGGAGATCTGCAACGTCGTGGATGGCCCGGTGAACGTCGAGGTGGTAGCCACCGATGCCGGGGGCATGTGCAAGGAAGCGCACGACTACGTCACCTGGCACAAGAACGTGGTGGTCAAGCTGCCTACCACGCGCGAGGGACTGAAGGCGTGCAAGTGCCTTTCCCAGGAAGGCATCCGCACGAACCTGACGCTGTGCTTTTCGCCCAACCAGGCGCTGCTGGTGGCCAAGGCCGGCGCCACCTACGTGAGTCCTTTCGTCGGCCGGCTGGATGACATCAGCCACATCGGCATGGATGTGGTCCGCACCACGGTGCAGATCTACAAGAACTACGGCTACCCCACGCAGGTGCTGGCGGCTTCGCTGCGCCATCCGCTGCACGTGGTCGAGGCAGCGCTGGCCGGCGCGCACGTGGCCACCATGCCCTTCAAGGTGCTCGACCTGATGTTCAAGCATCCCCTGACCGACCGCGGCCTGGAGCAGTTCCTTAAGGATTGGGAGAAAGCGAAGAAATAG
- a CDS encoding cytochrome c biogenesis protein CcdA, with translation MSSLPLPIAAFVAGLVSFLSPCVLPLVPGYVSLISGVGVEELKVRERGVLASVMRNSLMFVLGFSVVFVSLGALATTMGQLLNQYKNQLAIIAGAIIVLFGLHLTGILRIKALYADKRLHSVKANPTMIGAFIIGFAFAFGWTPCVGPILSAVLTLAASQESVMRGIALLAVYSAGLAVPFLLTAFGIDYFLEFYSRFRRYLNVLEVSTGVLLIFFGVLIGLNKFTLINSWLSEIPIFKRVIEII, from the coding sequence ATGTCCAGTCTTCCGCTTCCCATCGCGGCGTTCGTGGCAGGGCTGGTGTCGTTCCTTTCCCCCTGCGTGCTGCCGCTCGTTCCCGGCTATGTTTCCTTGATCTCCGGGGTGGGTGTGGAAGAACTGAAAGTCCGTGAGCGCGGCGTGCTGGCCTCCGTGATGCGCAACTCGCTCATGTTCGTACTGGGTTTCTCGGTGGTCTTTGTCTCCCTGGGCGCGCTCGCTACCACCATGGGCCAGCTCCTGAACCAGTACAAGAACCAGCTCGCTATCATCGCCGGCGCCATCATCGTTCTGTTCGGCCTGCACCTGACGGGAATACTCAGGATCAAGGCTCTCTATGCCGACAAGCGCCTGCATTCGGTAAAGGCCAACCCCACCATGATCGGGGCCTTCATCATCGGCTTTGCGTTCGCCTTCGGGTGGACGCCCTGCGTGGGACCGATTCTCAGCGCCGTCCTTACTCTCGCCGCGTCGCAGGAGAGCGTGATGCGGGGGATAGCCCTGCTCGCCGTATACTCGGCCGGCCTGGCCGTACCCTTCCTGCTGACCGCGTTCGGCATCGACTACTTCCTGGAATTTTATTCTCGCTTCCGCCGCTACCTGAACGTGCTGGAAGTTTCGACGGGAGTGCTGCTGATATTCTTTGGCGTGCTGATCGGGCTGAACAAGTTCACGCTGATCAACAGCTGGCTGAGCGAGATTCCGATATTCAAGCGGGTCATCGAGATCATATGA
- a CDS encoding thioredoxin domain-containing protein, producing MWIVKPAVALALLVCVGCSAQSATSETNRRVERQVRAYFKVPATVNVAVKERKASDFPDFDKVTVTLSDDQRSSSYDFLLSKDEKTLYRLTTVDVSKDPFAENVKKIDTSGRPIRGNKDAKVEVVVYDDFQCPYCARMHGYLFQDVMKTHGDRVRILYKDYPLQSIHPWATRAAIDANCLAAQNHDAYWDFADRIHLNQKEVTGENRPLPEQLATLDKIAREYGAKHKLDNAQLEACIKKADDSAIRASVAEGDALGVDSTPQLYINGELVAGAVPPKDLRAVLDRILLENGQQPPAAAAQNTAAPAPANSAPNN from the coding sequence ATGTGGATTGTCAAGCCCGCGGTGGCGCTCGCCCTGCTGGTGTGCGTGGGGTGCTCAGCGCAATCGGCGACCAGCGAAACCAACCGGCGCGTGGAGCGGCAGGTGCGCGCGTACTTCAAGGTTCCGGCCACGGTGAACGTCGCAGTCAAGGAGCGGAAGGCCAGCGACTTTCCCGACTTCGACAAGGTGACGGTCACGCTGTCGGACGATCAGCGGTCCAGCAGCTACGATTTTCTGCTCTCCAAGGACGAAAAGACGCTGTATCGCTTGACCACAGTCGACGTCAGCAAGGATCCCTTTGCCGAGAACGTGAAGAAGATCGACACCAGCGGCCGGCCCATCCGCGGCAACAAGGACGCCAAAGTGGAGGTCGTGGTGTACGACGACTTCCAGTGCCCGTACTGCGCCCGCATGCACGGCTACCTTTTCCAGGACGTCATGAAGACGCACGGCGACCGCGTCCGCATCCTTTACAAGGATTACCCGCTGCAGAGCATCCATCCCTGGGCGACGCGCGCTGCGATCGATGCCAATTGCCTGGCGGCGCAGAATCACGACGCCTACTGGGACTTCGCCGACCGCATCCACCTGAACCAGAAGGAAGTCACCGGCGAGAATCGCCCGCTGCCGGAGCAGCTCGCCACCCTGGACAAGATTGCAAGGGAATACGGCGCCAAGCACAAGCTGGATAACGCCCAACTGGAGGCCTGCATCAAGAAGGCCGATGATTCCGCCATCCGCGCTTCCGTCGCGGAAGGCGATGCCCTGGGCGTGGACTCGACCCCGCAACTGTACATAAACGGGGAGCTGGTGGCGGGAGCGGTGCCGCCCAAGGACTTGCGTGCCGTGCTGGATCGTATCCTGTTGGAGAACGGCCAGCAGCCGCCGGCTGCGGCGGCGCAGAACACGGCTGCGCCCGCGCCCGCGAACAGTGCTCCGAACAATTGA
- a CDS encoding amidohydrolase family protein codes for MRRVASFWVVVALLAVGAAAQTAKAGPEPVVVIRAGTLIDGTEAPPRTNVVIVIRGDRIQAVGDAAQVKTPPGAAVIDLSSATVLPGLIDTHTHLFLQGEIPEEGGYDVQLLKHGLAFRAARATVSARRALEQGFATIRDVETEGAGYGDVGIKQAVDQEYIPGPRIFASTRAISSTGGYLLRGYAPEITVPKGVQIIDGPVEARKAAREQLDHGA; via the coding sequence ATGCGCAGAGTGGCTTCTTTCTGGGTCGTGGTAGCGCTGTTGGCTGTGGGCGCGGCGGCGCAAACGGCCAAGGCCGGGCCGGAGCCGGTCGTGGTGATTCGCGCCGGGACGTTGATCGACGGCACCGAAGCACCGCCGCGCACGAACGTGGTCATTGTCATCCGCGGCGATCGCATCCAGGCGGTTGGGGACGCCGCGCAGGTCAAGACTCCTCCGGGGGCCGCGGTCATTGACCTCTCCTCCGCCACCGTCCTTCCCGGATTGATTGACACCCACACCCACCTTTTCCTGCAAGGCGAGATCCCCGAAGAGGGCGGCTATGACGTGCAGTTGCTCAAGCACGGCCTGGCGTTTCGGGCGGCGCGGGCCACAGTCTCCGCGCGGCGCGCGCTCGAACAGGGCTTCGCCACCATTCGCGACGTGGAAACCGAAGGCGCGGGCTACGGCGACGTGGGCATCAAGCAGGCCGTGGACCAGGAATACATCCCCGGACCGCGCATCTTCGCCTCTACGCGCGCCATCTCCTCCACCGGAGGCTACTTGCTGCGCGGTTATGCCCCGGAGATCACCGTGCCCAAGGGCGTCCAGATCATTGACGGGCCGGTGGAAGCGCGCAAGGCGGCGCGCGAGCAGCTCGACCACGGCGCC
- a CDS encoding fumarylacetoacetate hydrolase family protein, producing the protein MRFCRFQSADGPAYGRVEAVAGRDCITAVIPSPFAPAEGIQEQPLPRPLPLEYAQLLAPVEPSKIVCVGRNYREHAKELDHEIPTEPMFFLKPPSSLLAPGGVIRRPRESQRVDHEGELAVVMGRVCSRLAESEDVRGFILGYTCLNDVTARDLQPKSGPWTRAKGFDTFCPVGPLVSDGLDPWAGVAVETRVNGQVRQQGNTRDFLFPLDAIIRAISRVMTLLPGDLVATGTPAGVGPMQSGDVVEVSVEGVGILRNTVVDE; encoded by the coding sequence ATGAGATTCTGCCGCTTTCAATCCGCCGACGGTCCGGCCTACGGCCGGGTGGAGGCCGTGGCGGGACGTGACTGCATCACGGCCGTTATTCCGTCGCCCTTCGCGCCCGCGGAAGGGATCCAGGAGCAGCCGCTGCCCCGACCGCTGCCGTTGGAGTACGCGCAACTGCTGGCTCCGGTCGAGCCCTCGAAGATCGTATGCGTGGGCCGCAACTACCGCGAGCACGCCAAAGAACTCGACCATGAGATTCCGACCGAGCCCATGTTCTTCCTCAAGCCGCCCTCCTCTCTGCTGGCTCCTGGGGGCGTGATCCGCCGTCCGCGTGAATCGCAACGCGTGGACCACGAAGGCGAGCTGGCGGTGGTGATGGGCAGGGTTTGCTCGCGGCTGGCGGAAAGCGAGGATGTTCGGGGATTCATCCTCGGCTACACTTGCCTGAACGACGTGACGGCCCGCGACCTGCAGCCCAAGTCCGGGCCCTGGACGCGCGCCAAGGGTTTCGACACCTTCTGTCCCGTGGGCCCGCTGGTGAGCGATGGGCTGGATCCCTGGGCCGGGGTCGCGGTCGAAACCCGAGTGAACGGCCAGGTGCGCCAGCAGGGAAACACACGTGATTTCCTGTTTCCCCTCGATGCTATAATCCGGGCCATCTCCCGTGTCATGACCTTGCTTCCCGGTGACCTCGTGGCCACCGGCACGCCTGCGGGCGTGGGTCCAATGCAGTCCGGGGATGTAGTGGAAGTGAGCGTGGAGGGCGTGGGAATCCTGCGCAACACGGTAGTGGACGAGTGA
- a CDS encoding SurA N-terminal domain-containing protein: MNPNRARTWTSLTLLLALSLLAGCKKTESSADTAATVNGRKILRSEVDKYFANQTSGAPQPPAGEQATSLRLSILRDLIDQEIMMQRAEKLGLLATDAEVDGKLTEFKAPYTQEEFDKRLKDRNLTLDDLKRDLRRNLTIQKVLNKDISSKITISDNDVSGYYEEHKAEFNLIEPRVHLAQIVVTTVPNPQVRNQKNSKAQSEAEARKKIQEIMNRLESGEDFATLAMNWSEDPQTASNGGDLGFVPESALKQGEEPSTRDAVLRLKPGETSGIIPVVNPRTRELWGYRILRVLAKEPAGQRDLNDPRVQEIIRGQLRERREQLLKAAYYEVVRNEARIENNLAKEVLGGAEKK, encoded by the coding sequence TTGAACCCGAATCGCGCTCGTACCTGGACGTCGTTGACCCTCCTGCTGGCCCTGAGTCTCCTGGCCGGATGCAAGAAGACGGAAAGCTCCGCCGACACGGCGGCCACCGTAAACGGCCGCAAGATCCTGCGGAGCGAAGTGGACAAGTACTTCGCCAACCAGACCTCGGGCGCGCCCCAGCCGCCCGCGGGCGAACAGGCTACCAGCCTGCGGCTGAGCATCCTGCGCGACCTTATCGACCAGGAGATCATGATGCAGCGCGCCGAGAAACTGGGCCTGCTGGCCACCGATGCCGAAGTGGACGGGAAGCTCACCGAGTTCAAGGCGCCCTACACGCAGGAAGAGTTCGACAAGCGACTGAAGGACCGCAACCTCACGCTGGACGACCTGAAGCGCGACCTGCGGCGCAACCTCACCATCCAGAAGGTGCTCAACAAGGACATTTCTTCCAAGATCACGATTTCCGACAACGACGTTTCCGGCTATTACGAGGAGCACAAGGCGGAGTTCAACCTTATCGAGCCGCGCGTCCACCTGGCACAGATCGTGGTGACCACTGTGCCCAACCCACAGGTGCGCAACCAGAAGAACTCCAAGGCGCAAAGCGAGGCCGAAGCGCGCAAGAAGATCCAGGAGATCATGAACCGCCTGGAGAGCGGCGAGGACTTTGCCACCCTGGCCATGAACTGGTCCGAGGACCCGCAGACCGCCTCCAACGGCGGCGACCTCGGCTTCGTGCCGGAGTCGGCGCTCAAGCAGGGCGAGGAGCCCAGCACGCGCGACGCCGTTCTGCGTCTGAAGCCCGGCGAGACCAGCGGCATCATCCCGGTCGTGAATCCGCGCACCCGCGAGCTGTGGGGTTACCGCATCCTCCGTGTGCTGGCCAAAGAGCCTGCAGGACAGCGCGACCTCAATGATCCCCGCGTGCAGGAGATCATCCGCGGCCAGCTCCGCGAGCGCCGCGAGCAACTGCTCAAGGCCGCGTATTACGAGGTGGTCCGCAACGAGGCCCGCATCGAAAACAACCTGGCCAAGGAAGTGCTGGGCGGCGCCGAGAAGAAGTAG
- a CDS encoding DUF3592 domain-containing protein: MNRTLLYVTAAAIAIAASGAVTAWRRRRKTPEQRERERRERLVATGRIIDGTILDAHEVPSAAGALQLLVYRYDVRGVSYEASQDVTRLRQYLDLHSCRIGVPAAVKYDPQNPGDSIVIAEGWSGLRNQPSSLTSR, from the coding sequence ATGAATCGTACTCTCCTCTATGTCACCGCCGCGGCCATAGCCATCGCGGCTTCGGGCGCCGTCACCGCCTGGCGCCGTCGCCGCAAGACACCCGAGCAAAGGGAACGCGAGCGGCGTGAGCGCCTGGTGGCGACCGGGCGGATCATCGATGGCACCATCCTGGACGCGCACGAGGTCCCGTCGGCCGCGGGCGCGCTGCAGTTGCTCGTCTACCGCTATGACGTGCGCGGCGTCTCCTATGAGGCCTCGCAGGACGTCACCCGTCTGCGCCAGTACCTGGACCTGCATTCGTGCCGCATCGGCGTGCCCGCCGCCGTGAAGTACGACCCGCAAAATCCCGGGGATTCCATCGTCATCGCCGAAGGGTGGTCAGGGCTGCGGAACCAGCCCTCGAGCCTTACCAGCCGGTAA